A genomic window from Passer domesticus isolate bPasDom1 chromosome Z, bPasDom1.hap1, whole genome shotgun sequence includes:
- the LMNB1 gene encoding lamin-B1, with translation MADPTPPRPRGLSAAATPQSPTRISRLQEKEELRQLNDRLAVYIDKVRSLETENSALQLQVTQREEVRGREVTGLKAIYEAELADARRALDDTARERAKLQIELGKLRAEHEQLLGSYGKKESDLSGAQVKLREFEAALNSKEAALATALGDKKSLEGEIEDLKDQIRELEVSLAAAKDQLINETLQKVDLENRCQSLVEDLEFRKNMYEEEINETRRKHETRLVEVDSGRQIEYEHKLAQALHEIREQHDAQVKLYKQELEDTYHSKLESARLSLEMSSSAANTIREQLNESRMRIDSLSSHITSLQKESRAWQDRAQELESSLAQEQENCRKTLAEKEKEIAEIRNQMQEQLSDYEQLLDVKLALDMEINAYRKLLEGEEERLKLSPSPSSRVTVSRASSSRSVRMAGGKRKRIDVEESEASSSVTISHSASATGNVSIEEIDVDGKFIRLKNTSEQDQPMGGWEMIRKIGDTSASYRYTSRYVLKAGQTVTIWAANAGVTASPPTDLIWKNQNSWGTGEDVKVVLKNSQGEEVAQRSTVFKTTARKGEDEEVEEEVAEALDEEDIYRQQAEQRAANRSCVVM, from the exons ATGGCCGACCCCacgccgccgcggccccgcggcctaTCCGCCGCCGCGACGCCGCAGAGCCCGACGCGCATCTCCCgcctgcaggagaaggaggagcTGCGGCAGCTGAACGACCGGCTGGCCGTGTACATCGACAAGGTGCGGAGCCTGGAGACGGAGAACAGCGcgctgcagctgcaggtgacCCAGCGGGAGGAGGTGCGGGGCCGCGAGGTCACCGGGCTCAAGGCGATCTACGAGGCGGAGCTGGCGGACGCGCGGCGGGCGCTGGACGACACGGCGCGGGAGCGCGCCAAGCTGCAGATCGAGCTGGGCAAGCTGCGCGCCGAGCacgagcagctgctgggcag CTATGGAAAAAAGGAATCTGACCTCAGTGGAGCCCAGGTCAAACTTCGTGAGTTTGAAGCAGCCCTGAATTCTAAAGAAGCTGCACTGGCCACAGCCCTTGGTGATAAGAAAAGTCTGGAGGGAGAAATTGAAGATTTGAAAGATCAAATTAGAGAG cTTGAAGTTTCTTTAGCTGCTGCCAAGGACCAGCTTATAAACGAAACCCTGCAGAAAGTGGACCTTGAAAACCGTTGTCAGAGCCTCGTTGAGGACCTGGAATTCCGTAAAAATATGTATGAAGAG GAAATCAATGAGACAAGAAGGAAGCATGAAACCCGCCTGGTGGAGGTTGATTCTGGGCGTCAGATTGAGTACGAGCACAAACTGGCCCAGGCCCTCCACGAGATCAGGGAGCAGCACGATGCACAAGTGAAGCTGTACAAACAAGAGCTGGAAGACACTTACCATTCCAAA ctggagagTGCCAGGCTGTCCTTGGAgatgagcagctctgcagccaacACCATCAGGGAGCAGCTGAACGAGAGCCGCATGCGCATCGACAGCCTGTCCTCCCACATCACCAGCCTCCAGAAAGAG TCCAGAGCATGGCAGGACAGAGCacaggagctggagagcagcttggccCAGGAGCAGGAAAACTGCCGCAAAACGCTggcagagaaggagaaggaaattgCAGAGATAAGAAATCAgatgcaggagcagctgagtgACTACGAGCAACTCCTGGATGTTAAACTGGCACTTGACATGGAGATCAATGCATACCGGAAATTGCTGGAGGGTGAAGAGGAGAG GCTGaagctgtcccccagcccctcctcccGGGTGACCGTCTCGCGCGCCTCGTCCAGCCGCAGCGTCCGCATGGCCGGCGGCAAGAGGAAGAGGATTGATGTGGAAGAATCCGAAGCCAGCAGCAGCGTGACCATTTCCCACTCTGCCTCTGCCACGGGGAACGTGTCTATCGAGGAGATAGACGTGGATGGGAAGTTCATCCGCTTGAAGAACACCTCTGAGCAG GATCAACCTATGGGAGGTTGGGAGATGATCCGAAAAATAGGAGACACTTCTGCAAGTTACAGATATACCTCAAGATATGTACTAAAGGCAGGCCAGACTGTTACA ATCTGGGCTGCAAATGCTGGAGTAACTGCGAGCCCTCCCACTGACCTCATCTGGAAGAACCAGAATTCCTGGGGCACCGGTGAAGATGTGAAAGTTGTGCTGAAAAATTCTCAGGGAGAG